GATTTTTAAGCCAGCAGTTTTGTAAGTTTCCACAGCAAAGAAATCATCAGACTTCAAGTGACCTTCCAATTTTGCTCTCCATTCTCCTTCGATATCTGTATTGGCAATGGTTGTCATATCAATTTCAAAAGATCCACCTTTCAATTCAGATCCATCAATTTCCAAGGAACCTTTAGAAATTTTCACGGTACCGGTGTGACCACCGCTCACCACTTTAGTGGCCGTCCACACTACACTACTTTCTGAAACATTGGTTTCATAAGTGGCGTTTGTTTCAACAGGATTAAGATTCAATCCAATAGCTAATAATAATACGTTTAACATGTTTGATAAATTAGTTTAGTAAAATATATGTCTA
The sequence above is drawn from the Reichenbachiella sp. genome and encodes:
- a CDS encoding YceI family protein, which produces MLNVLLLAIGLNLNPVETNATYETNVSESSVVWTATKVVSGGHTGTVKISKGSLEIDGSELKGGSFEIDMTTIANTDIEGEWRAKLEGHLKSDDFFAVETYKTAGLKITSVKSTAKGKYDITADLTIKGKTESVSFPAELSVKGGKATATAKITVDRTKYDVRYGSPSFFDDLGDKAISNEFTLDVKVVASK